In Bacteroidales bacterium, the sequence ACTGACCGAAATGTATCATTGGCTTAACGGGAAAATATTTTCACTGCACGGAATAATCTCCAGGACGCTATTAAATAAACAAATCCTGAAGTATCCATTGAAGCATATTTTTGCTTTCGCCGTAAATCTTCATTACCGATCCTATGTAAAGAGGGGTGAAACACCTCTTATTGTATGATGAATTTCTAAATACAATTAACGATGAATACAACATATGGACTTCCCGAAATCTCGTCTCTTTACCGCCTGCCGTTTTCTAAGAACGATAACCCGAACGGGTGGGTTGAGATAACCACCGACTGCAACCTCAAATGCCCTGGATGTTACAGAGGCTGCGACAGGGACGACAATATTCCGATTCATGAACCGATTGAGAAAGTGAAAGAGAATATCATTGAAATGAAACGGTTGCGAAATTGTCAGATCATATCTGTCAGTGGCGGAGAACCTTTTTTACATCCGGAACTGGGTAGCATCATTCGCTTTATTAAGGATAATGGAATGTATCCCTTTGTTCATACGAACGGGGTTCTTTTAACACCCGGGATCATTGCCAGGTTCAAAAAAGAAGGTCTGGCCGGCCTTATCATCAGGGTCGATTCTTTAAGCCGGAAAAGGACAACTACCGAAGAAGAACTCAATTCTCTCCGAAAGCACTATGGAGAAATGGTGTATGCTGTTAAAGGCATTCATTTAACATTCCTTTGTGTTGTCAATCACGACAACCTTCATGAAATTGGCTCTGTAATCAAATGGTCCATAGATAATTCAAAACTTGTCGACTTTGTCACATTTATTCCGATAAGGCAGGTTCTTTTCGACAAAAGCGAACAAATTGATAGTTCAAAATGGGTTTATGCAGAAGATCTGTGCAAACAGGTGCAGGAAAATATTCCCGATATCCGGTATTCAGCTTACCTGGGAAGTAAATTAGAAGATGCCGGTATTAAATGGTTACAGTCACCATGGATTGTCATGAACAAAAAGATTCTCGGATATACGGGCCCAAAATTTGTCGAGTCATTTCAGATGCTGCATCATCTGTTCAATGGAAAATATGCCTACAAATTCGGGAAGGGTCGGAGCTACCTGAATTTTATGCAAATTATATTATTAAGCATATTTCTTTCAGACTTCAGAGTTGTCGCCCGTAATTTTCTTAAAGAAATATTACATAACCCGATAAATCTATTCCGGCGTGCAACCGTACAATTGCTCTGTTATATAATTCCTCCCGGATTTGTGAACGGTTTGCGGGATGAGTGTGATGGCTGTCCTGATGCAATTTTATTTGAAGGAAGGCTTGTACCTTCTTGTGGTCTTGAGGAATACAAACGCTATGGTAAACCACTCGAAAAACAGGTAATTGATTAGGTCATGATTGAAATACGTGAAGTAAAGTCAAAAAGCGAGTTCAGGAGGTTTATTCAATTTCCTAACATTTTATACAGGCATGATCCAAATTATGTCCCGGAGCTATATATTTCCCAAAAGACGATGTTCGACCGGAAGAAAAATCCTTTTTTCAAACATTCAAAAGTCAATTTTTTCCTGGCATATAAAGCAAAGCAGCTGGCAGGCCGCATTGCTTTGATACGAAATAATAATCACATCTTACATACTGGTGAGAAATGCGGCTTTTTCGGTTTTTTTGAATCAATTAATGATTTTGATGTAGCTGAAGCCCTGCTGGACAAAGCAGTAAATTGGCTTAGCAATGAAGGTTTAACAAGCATCATTGGCCCTGAAAATTTTACAACAAATGATTCATGCGGAATGCTTATTTCAGGATTCGACACGCCGCCTGTTGTAATGATGCCATACAATAAGGCGTATTATAATGATTTTATGGTCCGATATGGTTTTATAAAAGAAATGGATTTGTCCTCCTATTTCATTGGTGATCAGATATTAACATCACCATCCATTGGAATGGTGTTAAATCGAATCACCGATAATCTCAAAGCTTCGGATATCAATATCAGAACCATTAACTATAAAATACTGGATCAGGAAATCAGCGCTTTACGCGAGGTTTACAATCAATCGAATAAAGACAACTGGGGATTTTTGCCCTTAACTGAAAAGGAATTCAGAGAATTAGCACTTCAACTCAGGCAATTTGTACCTGAAAAACTGGTTCTGATTGTTGAGAAAGAAATGCAACAGATTGGTTTTATTGTTGCCATTCCCGACTTGAACCAGGTATTAAGTCATATTAAATCAGGAAAACTTTTGCCATTCGGGATCCTGAAATTTCTATGGTACAAACGGAAGATCAACAATGCGCGAATATTGATACTTGGCGTTCTCGACGAATTTAGGAACAAGGGTATTGATTTAATTTTGTATAAAAAAATACAGGAGAACCTGGCTACCATGGGTATATATCATGGCGAAGCTTGCTATGTGTTGGAAAATAATTTGAAAATGAATTCAATAATGGAGAAAATAGGAGGTAAAAGCGTCAAAAAATACAGAATCTATATATATAAAAAACATGCTTAACCGGGAGTTGTTACACAAGGCTACACAAAGAAGCAAAGGTTCACAAAGGGTTATTGTTTGCTCATCCTTTGAGCAATTTCCGCTTCGAGCTTTTCATACCATTTCAGCCCGAACTTCCTGACCAGGGCTGTCCTGAGGAATTTATACAACGGGATCCCTTCTTTATTTCCTTTTTTGAGTGCCGGTTTGCAAATATTCCATTTGTGGTAGTTTACCGCAATAAAATTCTCATAAGTAGTTATCCTGACCGGGTAAAGATGACAGGAAACGGGTTTGCGGAATTTAGTCTTTCCTTCTGAATAAGCTTTTTCGATGGCACAAAAAGCGATTCCGTCCGAAAAATTGGTAAAGGCACATTCCCAGTCATTTACCAGCGGTGTAACGAACTTTCCGAAGATATCATAATCGAAAACCCCGGTCTCTTTAATGGTGTTTACCCCTCTTTCGGTCATAAAAGGCTTGATATTCTCAAGTTCATCTTCGAGGATGGAGATTTCCGCTTCTTCCAGCGGTGCCCCCGCGTCGCCTGCCACGCAGCAGGCCCCCAGGCAGCGTTGGAGATGGCAGCAGAACCGGACGAAGTAAAGGTCATCGGATATAGATGTATTGTCGATGATGATCATTACTTTTCCTGGTTTAATTTCCAGTTGATCCTGGAAGCCAGCAATTCGATGGCTACTTCATTTTCCCCGCCCTGGGGTATAATAAGATCTGCATACCGCTTGGAGGGCTCAATAAACTGAAGGTGCATGGGCTTGACGAAAGTTTCATAGTGAGTGAGGGCAGTATCCACTGAACGGCCGCGTTCCAGGATATCGCGCTGGATAATGCGTATCAGACGGTCGTCGGCATCAGCATCGACAAAGACTTTCACGTTGAAACGATTCCGGAGCTGTTCGTTGGTCAGGATGAGAATCCCATCTATTATGATCACCCGTTTGGGTATGACGGAGATGGTTTCCTTTGACCGGCCGCAACTTACATAGGAATAAACCGGCATTTCAATGGGATGCCCGGCGATAAGGCAGTCGAGGTCATGAATGAGCAGTTCCCACTCGATGGAGTCGGGATGGTCGAAATTGATCCTTTTTTTTTCCTGGGGCGACAGGTGGCCGTTATCCCAATAGTAAGCATCCTGGGAGATGATGGAAACGGAAAAAGACGGAAGCCCCTGGATGATCTTATTGACAACGGTGGTTTTCCCTGATCCCGATCCGCCGGCGATACCAATGACGAGCATAAGCTGCAGAGTTTATGCGAAGATAGTAAAAAGCTACATGCAGTAATTTAACCGAAACTTATTTCACCATAAGCTTCAGGGAAACGCTTTGCTTTCGAAAATATCTAAAAAGGGAGAAAATAAAAATCGCTTCCTCCCGGAACCTTACCGGAAAGAAGCGATCGAATGATATCAGTTTAAATAAGTGTCTAAGCAGCTTTTTTCTTCAAGCCGAGGATAAATCCGATCAAGCCACCCATAAGGGCTGCCATAATTGTGTTCGCAAGGACATCCACAATAATAAGGGTGCCGCTGTATAAATTCATGAAGGCCATGAAATATAAATCAAAGCTCAACATGATCGGTAAACCGAGAATAATACCGCCCACTATACCACGGCCGATAGTTCTGAACCCTGCCCACGTATCAAAAACAAAAGCGAACAGCAGTCCCCATACCAGATTACTTAAGAGAATTAAAACAATGTTTGGCGTTTCCTTCATAAGGCCCACATACTCTGTAGTGTTCGCGGTGTAGAAGTCCATCAGGAACATACCGAAAATGAGCCAACCCAGAAGAAAAGCGAAAATGCCCCCGGCAATGCCGGCTAAAATTGCTCTTGTACTCATAGTTTCATTTTTTAAGGTTTAATGGTTGTAATTTAAACTATTGATGACTGATATTGTTCAAAGATATTTGTATTTTCGTATCATACATATAAATAATTAAATTAAAATGAAATTTATCGCAATTTTTTTCGTCTTCCTTCTGATTGGAGCCACTGTGCACACCCAGGTGCCGCTGAACTGGACCGTCGATGAGATCAATCCCAATGAAGATGTCACCCTTTATCCTGATGAATCTTTCTTTTCGGAAGGGATGAAATCGTGCCATCTTCAACTGAACAGCGGTGCGGTTCCTTACCTGGTGTCTGATGTTTATAATGTTACACCCGGAGCAGCTTATGAATTTTCTTTTGATGTTTTTGATAACGATACCGCCGGCCAGGTCAAGGTTTACGCCGACTTTTATGATACTTACGGATTCGATGTATTCGGGCAGGCCCCGGTATTTTCCTCTGATTCATCCGAATGGCAGACGATAAGCCGGGAAGGCGTTATCCCAGCCCAGGCTGTTGTCGGCTATGTACTGATCAAATTCTATAACCAGCCGGATCTTTATAATTTCACCACAACCGCCCACATTTGGATCGATGATATCCGGTTCCGGCAAACAGGTGGTGATAACCTTGTTGCCAACGGAGGTTTTGAAGAATGGGTCGTCGGGGTGGATGATATCAGGAATGATGAAAACACATTCTTGATTTATCCTAACCCGGCACAGGATGCAGTGAACCTGAAGCTTCCCGGATCCGCTAAATTCATTGTCATTTCTGATATGATGGGGAGAGAAATGCTCAGGATCAATTCAATAGCAAAGGATAATTATCGAATTGAAATTAAAACGCTGCCTGAAGGGATATATTTAATATCAGCAGTTCAGGAAGATAACAGGTTATTTCAGGGGAAAATTGTTGTTTCTCGCAGATAATCGCAGATTTACAACGCTGATCTTCGCAGATTCTTGATTATCATTGCATTAAAACTAATCAGCGAAAATCTGTCTTTATCTGCGTAAATCAGCGAGAACCTTTTCCGGTAAAAACTTTACCCCACAAGGTCCTGGTATTCCGGGTGCCTCTCAATATAAGCGGTGGTATAAGAGCAGTAAGACCTTACCTTAAGCCCTTCATTTTTTGCATATTCCAGCGCCGCGCGGGTCATCTCCCCTGCAATGCCCCGTCCCTCAAAAGGAAGAGGCACCTCGGTGTGAAGCAGAATAAACAGCCCCGCTTTGATCATATAAATCAGGATAGCCTTATCCTTTCCAAGATCAACCTCAAACCGGTTGTCGGTTGACCGATGTTCAACATTAAAACTTGTATGTTTCAGGGTCACAATTATTTAGATTAGAAATTAGAAATTAGAAAATTGAAATTAGAAATTAGAAATTGTTTAGCCGGTAAAGCAAAATCCCATTACTAAAATCCTTTTCAACAGAATAATTATTTTTGATGAAATCCTTCATTATCCCTGCCGGGTATTCTTTCTCTAAAATAATATAAACCGGCCAATGTGCCATAATATGCCTGAATTCTTCATCAGCATTTATGTTCAGTGCTTTAATATGATTGTCTCTTAACAGCAACGAGCGGTGGGTATATTTCGTCGGGCTGTCTTTTTTCAACAGGTAATAAAGGATGTGATGATAATTTCCGGTATAGATGACATCTTCTGCTTTGAGCTTTGGTTTCAGGTAGGTTGCTATTTCCCGGGGAATGTCTTTCCGTAAAAAATATTCAAGTTTCATCATGGTTATCAAAAGGATGAGAACTACCAGGATAACTCGTCCCGTTTTCCTGTTGAACGGCTGGTGCAGGAAAGCAGGGAGATACCTCTCTGAATGAAAGAAAACACCGGCCATCAGGCTGACAGGCAACATAAGCTGGATAGTATAGTGCTGGAATGCCTTCCCGGCAATTAGCACGGCTGCCAGGGCCAAGAAAGACCAGAGAATGCAAAGCTTTTTCGTTAATGAGATTTCCGGTCCGGTGAACTTTTTATTGATCAAAACATAATAGAAAAAGAAGAAAACAGGAAGAAAGTGTATCTGGAAATCGAGTACAAATTTCAACATCCTCCAGGGATCGAATTCCGATGGATATCTCGCCGGCGCCAGGTATACGATGTTGTATAAGGCATCGAAATGACCATTAAGATAATAGCAGAGGTTCATCAGGGCAAAAGGAATGAAATAGCCAATCCCGGCGAGAATGATGGAAAATGTCATCTTTGTGAGGTTCAGTTTCTCTTTTTTTCGCAGGTTCAGGATAATAAAGAAGATCATGAATGCCGCGAAATCGAATATCACCAGGTATTTCACCATAAAACCCATCCCGGCTAAAAGCCCTGCAAGCATATAATTCACAAGGCTTTGCTTTTTCAGCAGGACGTATAAAGCTGAAATGGTAAACAGGTTGAAGAAGATCTCGGGGGTGATGGAAATACCATAAAACGACCAGGTTGAAATAAAAAAGATGTAAATGATCCCGGCGGCCAGGGAAGCCCTTTCGTTCTTCACCAGCAGCCCGCTTGTTTTATAGATCATGAAAGCAGTGACTGCGATCCATAAAGTTACTAGAAGCCGGAGAACAAAAATAGAATATCCGAACACCGCTTGAAAACCCGCCAGGATTAGGAAAATACCCGGCGGCTTGATGTCGATCATATCCACATACAACGTATTGCCCGCCAGGATCATCCTGGCTATTTCAAGGTAGGTAGATTCGTCGTGATCAATCACGCTCGGGAAGAAACTGAAAAAGCGGAGGATTACGGCCACCAGGGAGAATAAAATGATAACAACGATCGGATTTGATGTTTTATATGAGAAGAATGCTTTCAGCATTTTTTTTAATCAAAGATATTGAATTCGGGTTATGCAAAGGCCGAAGAGCTTATTTAGAAGGATGCAAAGAGTGTTAACTGACATTCCTGATTTACGCTTTTTGTGCGCAAAGCACTGATTTCTAATCAATAACCGACATCAACTAAAGATCTGCTAAATCTTTTGTTTTCAGATCAGAATTTTGTAATTTTCCTTTTTTTAAACTTACGTTTGAAAAAACCAAACCAAAAAGTTTAAACTATGAAAAAACTCCGTGTTTTATTCGTTTTGATCTTATGGGCAATTCTTTCGATGAAGAGTTATGGCATCGGAACGGTTGAGCCGGAATGGCTTCCCCAGAAAGCCTTTTGTAATTATCAGATTAATTACGACACTCCCGGAATAACAGGTGACACGATTGTTGATCCGCCTGCAGAGATCCTGTTTGATTATGGTCAGAACGTATTAAAAATTGGTTCTAATAAGCTGAGAATAGACCTTTCCACTCTTGGAGCAAATTCATATGAAGAACACACTATTGAGATTCCTGTGTATGCATCGGATGTGGGTTGGGTGCATTATGTCATGGACCCGGACTGGCATGGGGTTTTGGTCCTTTGGGAAATTGACGGGGAGATAAAAAGTGATTCCCGGGCAAGCTATATGATCATTCATGCCGGTGACGAATCGAAAGTGCTTCTGGCCACTGCAATTCACGACGATTCAGGATTTTTCGCTGTAGCAAGCCTGAAAGGGATCCTGCTAAGAACCTGTGAAAACAAAGGATACTATTTTCCACTGAATAATGCCCTGGGCATCAACGAACTGGAAGGGATTCAATTAAAAATAATCGGGTATGACTCAGAACTGGGACAAAAGGCAATTGAAGTAAGGGTTAGTAACGCTACGGTCGAAGGGATAAAAGTTGGTATCAATACCCGGGAAGTAATCTACTTAATGAAATGACCTTTTATGCCCTTTGCATAAGCCTGCATATCTGCTCTTGCCGCATCGGTATGCCATTCATCCATAAAAGCGTTAAGCCGGATTTTCAGGGAACCCTGGGAGAAGAGGAAAGACGGGAGCAGGATTAAAGTGAGGATGAAGGCTTTGATCATGGGATTTTTGATCAAAAGCATTTACTCGCTTTTCTTGCCATCTTTGGAAGGACAACATCCAGCGGGTTTTGCTCCACCATTGGGGCAACATTTCGCAGGGTCACATTTCTTTTCTGATCCTGTTTTGCAATTGTCCATGCAGTCCTTTTTGGTTTTGTTACAAGTATCACAGATGCCATCATTGTTGGCATCCACCCATTTGCAGTCCGATTTGACGACAGTAGTCTGGTGACCCGGGCACTCGCCGCTTTTGCCCTGATCAGGGTTTACGACCTGAGCAGGTGCGTCTTTTTTTTCTGCAGGGGCGCTGGTCTGTGATTGTGCATAAGAAATGGCACCGATTCCCAAAAAGAGAACAAATAAGATGAAGAATTTTAGTTTCATAGGTTGGTTTTTTAATTTATGGGGTAAAAGTAGGAAAAATAATTGAAAAAAAGCGAAACACGATGCAAAATTGAATAAGGAATTTAAAGCTGAATGTTCGGCGCTTAGAGCCGCTGCATCCATCTCCGGAAAAGAACATCATTAAAGCTGGAAAGAGTAGTTACGGATTTTGCTACATTTACGCGACCATAATCATTAACCGACTCCTGTGAAGCATAAACTTACGATACTGCTATTTTTCAGCTTGCTGCCGGGAATTTTCACCCAGGCTCAAACCGTTTCCGTTGTTGAAAAGATCATTGAGACCGGGAAAACCGACAATCAAACCATGAACCATCTCGACATATTGTGCAACCGGTTCGGGGGCCGGCCCATCGGATCAGATGCATTTGAAAACGCCGCCGAATGGGCCGCCGGTAAATTCAGGGAGTGGGGCATGCAGGTTGAAATGGACGAAGCCGGGGAGCTTCCGGTAGGCTTTAACCGCGGCCCCTGGTTTGGAAGGATGCTTTCGGATGAAGGTATGTACCTGCACTTTGCCACACCTTCCTATACCTCGGGAACAAAAGGTGTCCAGCGTGGTCATGTGGTTATCGAGCCGCGGACACAGGCAGAGTTTGACCGCATGAAGGGAAGACTGAAAGGCGCCTGGGTACTGATCTCGGGAGAAAACGAAGGCTGGCCCGTAGATTTTTCCGCAAGAGCCGACAGCATCCGGGATTCCATCAAAATAGTAAATGCTGGAACAGAGGAAGAAAACAACAAGATCAGGACCGAGAACCGGAACAACCGTGACAAGGGCATTCCCGAAAAAGAGCTGCTTCTTCTGAATGAAGAACCCGCGCTCTTTTACAGAGAAATGCGCGAAGCGGGAATACTGGGCATCATCCAGTCGTCCAAAACACCAATCCGGGTTATGTACGACAGGAAGAACATCAACAATATGACATTTGAGAACCTTCCAACCGTTCCTGATATAAAACTGGATGAGCATCAGTACAAGATCATCAAACAAATGACAGAGGAAAGGCGCTATTTTCTGCTTGAATTCGACATCCGCAACCATTTCAGGATGGGGCCGGTAAAATATCACAATGTCATTGGAATTATTCCGGGAACTGAATACCCCGATGAATATGTCATCATGAGCGGGCACCTGGATTCTTATGATGTGGCTACGGGTGGCGTGGATGATGGTTCCGGGGCCACTCCTACCATGGAAGCCGCCCGGCTGATCATGGAAGCAGGCGGAAAACCCAGGCGGACCATCCTGGCCATTCTCTGGGCCGGTGAAGAGTTCGGACTTTTAGGCTCCGAAAGCTGGATCGAGCGGAACGGGGATAAACTGGACAGGATCTCCAACATGGTCAACCGTGACGGAGGCCCTACCGTACCGACGGGAGTGAGTGTTTCCGCGACAATGATGGATGATTTTAAACAGATCTGTGCACCATTGAACGATATCAACCCCGATTTCCCATTTACCATCAATGAGCGACAACCCACGGAGAAACCTGAGAAAGCGTGGGGGACCGACAGCGGCCCGTTCGCAGTATTGGGAGTGCCCACCATCAGCTTAAATACCGGTGATCCGAAAGGATATGACTTCAGCTATCATGAGATCTGGCATACCGAAAGAGACCTGTACAACAAAAGCATCAGGGAATACCAGGAGCACACCTCCATTGTAACGGCCGTGGTTGTTTATGGCATTGCCAACCTTGACCACCTGCTTTCAAGAGAAGGCTATTACATAGAAAAGACCAGCGAACCTAAAAAGAAGAAAAATAAATAAAGCCGTATCCATAAAAGAACTCAAGGAAGAGTTAAGGCAGCGTTCTCCAAAGGAACTGCTTGAGTTATGCCTTCGCTTATCGAGGTTCAAAAAGGAGAACAAGGAATTGCTGACCTACCTGCTGTTTGAATCGTCCGATGAACTGGCCTATATCAGAACTATAAAAAGAGAGGTGGACGAACAATTTGAGCAAATCAACAGAACATCCTCGTATTTCATCAAAAAGAGCATTAGAAAAATCCTGAGGAGCATCAGGAAATACATTCGCTATTCGCAGAAAAAAGAGACAGAGGTAGAGCTGCTGATCTATTTTTGTTTAAAATTGAATCAATTCAAGCCTCCGATCCATCGCAATACAGCGCTGAAAAACCTCTACGACAAACAAATTGAATCCATCAGGAAAACGATGCTTTCCTTACACGAAGATCTGCAATACGATTACGGGAGGGAGCTGGAAGAACTGGTGAATGGGTGACTGGGTGACTGGGTGACTTTTATTTCCGCTTCAGGATAGGCGGTTAAAAAAGCTGATGCAGCCCTGGCTTTGCCGGTATCCTGCCATTTAAACTCGTAGGCATGAATTTTCCCGTCAAATTCTTCTATATAGTCGACTTCAGGATATGAGCCGAAAATCATCCTGGTTTCAAGTGAACGTATCAATTCAACTTTATTTGTTTGTGCAGTTAGTTCCTCAAGAGATAGTGGAAATAGTTTAAAAGTCCACTTTCTGCCAGTCAGTGATTCCTTGATTTTATCGGTGAGCTCAAAAGAACTGGAACCAGTGGCAGCCAATTGAATTTCAGGGCAATTATCATGGATGATCTTCAAAGTCAAGCCTGAATTATCCAACCTTTGAGCTTCATCAAAGTAGTTTTCCCAACCTGTCTGGGGCCAAGCAGAAGAATGGTTTTTCCTTTAAAAAGCCTGCTGCCGATAAGTTCTTCCAGTGTTCTTTTAATCATTTCGAATTCTTTAATCGCCAAATATACGTAATATTGGCGATTATGATCGACATTAATTCAGAATTTATGAAGCACGGTGAGAAATTGGCAAAGGAACGGCGTTCATGTTAAAAACGCTGTATCCATCTTCTAAAAAGCACATCATAGACGCTGTAAAACATAATTCCGTCAGGATTGTAATCGGAAAAGATCATTTCTTTGGTAAGTAAAGCGTGTAGTGACCGCAATACCGTGGCAGAGCTTCCAAGGGCGTATTTCGAAATAAAATCTTTGGATGTCGGAGAATACACCTCACCTTCATGAGCAATGGCCTTTAAAAGAAGCCATTGCTGCTTTGTCAGCAAGTCCCTGTATTTAAAAAAGATGTCATTGCCTGGTTTTAATTTAAATATAACAAATTGTAACTTACAAATTGTAATTTACAAAATGCAAATAGACAAATACCTGGTCGAAAAGCAAGGATTTTAGTTGAAAATGCACAAAACACGATGGGAAATTGGGGAAGGAACCTTGTATTCTAATCAGGCGAAATCCTGATCTTGTAGCCCCACCAGGAATCGAACCTGGATTTAATATCCCTGCAATAGCAGCCCTTTCCGAGTGTTCTCATTTTCCTGGTGTACGATTTGGTGTAAAACATTGTTCAGTATTTTACGATTTTGTATACTTCATCCCCTCGCTTGAGAAAATAGAAACCTGAGGATAATCCAGAAACATCCAAAGTGATTATCGGTTCATTAACGTTAATATTTTCTTCAAATAAAAGGTGACCTTCCAAATCGATAAGGGACAGTTGTGATTTCTTACTATCAGCGGGAAGTTTAATGTTCAATTTGTTTCTGACAGGGTTAGGGTAAATGAATAAACGCTCATGCACCTGGAATTCTTTTACGCTAATCGGAGGATAGTACTCGAATGCACCCATATCTGGCATTGAGCCGTAATACTCATCTGGTGGAATATAAACCAGCGTATCGCCGGCAAGGATAGAGCCTTCGGGCGCAACTTCTAAGACATCTCCAATTCTGAAAAAGAATATTTCTCCTGGTTGGACTTCAAGCGCTGGTATGTACCAGAAGTCGATAGCAGCATCAATGCATGGTGAGAGAGATTCGAGATGAAAGTCTCCGTTCGATGAATCGACAAAACAAGGTATCGTATCAATGTTTGTTTCAGAATAAATCAATAATGCGCTTGTATCATTATGAATAATTGTACTTTCTCCGCCATATATCAGCGAATAGTCGAAACGCATTAAGCCTCCATAGGCACCAATTCCCATCACATCCCTGACCAATGCAGAATCATTATAAATGATGGTATTTATGACCCAGATTGAATTACCCCCCCAGATAAATATTTCTGGGGAATTACTTGCCTGGTTATTGTAAAAAGTTGAGTTCACAATTTTAGCTTCATTCGGAACCCAGGCATTGGCAAACCCTCCACCGGCATATGCCGAATTATTGGTGAAGATACACCTGTTAACAGCCAAGCCGAATTTGTATTCTGAGGCTAACGGAATTGTGCAATTATAAATTCCACCTCCATATTGTCCATAATTACCGGAAATAATACAATCACTAATGCTGACTCTACTGAAATTTCCTACTTCAACTCCACCCCCTTCATTTGTTGCTGAATTATTCATTATTTCACAGTTTTCGATATTCACCTGGGAATTCCCGGCAGTAGCTATTCCACCCCCGTATCCGGTTGAAAAATTATTCCGGACATGGCAATTCTCAATACGGACAGTGGAGTTTTCCCAACACATTATTCCCCCTCCCCAGTCAGACCGACCATTTTGAATCGTAAATCCGTTGATAACGCAAAGCTGAAAATTATTGTTGTTGATGTAGATAGCCGTGTTAGCCTGGTTCCCGTCTATGATTGTCTGGCTGATTACAGCCGTATCATTCGTAAAAATGTATTCAGAAAACAGTTTCACTACTTTATTGGTGATAACAAGATTCTCCTGGTAAAATCCTGGTCGTACAATAACTGAATCAACTGCGTTAATGCTGTTGATTGCTTCCTGGATTGTCGGGTAATCATCAGGCACATATTTCCTGGTTCCTGAAGCAAGATGCGGCAATAAGGCAATCAGGAAGAGAATCAATACAAGTTTTTTGAATGATTTATCTGTTGAAGCCATGATGCATCAATCCTTTTAGTATTTGTCCGGAAGAAGTTCAATATAAGCGGAAAATATAAAGAGTTTGAAAATTATTGTTTGATTTGGATTTCGCTCTTAAAATTACGGAATATAATCATGATCATGTATTTTTCTT encodes:
- a CDS encoding AAA family ATPase — encoded protein: MKIIHDNCPEIQLAATGSSSFELTDKIKESLTGRKWTFKLFPLSLEELTAQTNKVELIRSLETRMIFGSYPEVDYIEEFDGKIHAYEFKWQDTGKARAASAFLTAYPEAEIKVTQSPSHPFTSSSSSLP
- a CDS encoding T9SS type A sorting domain-containing protein, yielding MASTDKSFKKLVLILFLIALLPHLASGTRKYVPDDYPTIQEAINSINAVDSVIVRPGFYQENLVITNKVVKLFSEYIFTNDTAVISQTIIDGNQANTAIYINNNNFQLCVINGFTIQNGRSDWGGGIMCWENSTVRIENCHVRNNFSTGYGGGIATAGNSQVNIENCEIMNNSATNEGGGVEVGNFSRVSISDCIISGNYGQYGGGIYNCTIPLASEYKFGLAVNRCIFTNNSAYAGGGFANAWVPNEAKIVNSTFYNNQASNSPEIFIWGGNSIWVINTIIYNDSALVRDVMGIGAYGGLMRFDYSLIYGGESTIIHNDTSALLIYSETNIDTIPCFVDSSNGDFHLESLSPCIDAAIDFWYIPALEVQPGEIFFFRIGDVLEVAPEGSILAGDTLVYIPPDEYYGSMPDMGAFEYYPPISVKEFQVHERLFIYPNPVRNKLNIKLPADSKKSQLSLIDLEGHLLFEENINVNEPIITLDVSGLSSGFYFLKRGDEVYKIVKY
- a CDS encoding M28 family peptidase, encoding MKHKLTILLFFSLLPGIFTQAQTVSVVEKIIETGKTDNQTMNHLDILCNRFGGRPIGSDAFENAAEWAAGKFREWGMQVEMDEAGELPVGFNRGPWFGRMLSDEGMYLHFATPSYTSGTKGVQRGHVVIEPRTQAEFDRMKGRLKGAWVLISGENEGWPVDFSARADSIRDSIKIVNAGTEEENNKIRTENRNNRDKGIPEKELLLLNEEPALFYREMREAGILGIIQSSKTPIRVMYDRKNINNMTFENLPTVPDIKLDEHQYKIIKQMTEERRYFLLEFDIRNHFRMGPVKYHNVIGIIPGTEYPDEYVIMSGHLDSYDVATGGVDDGSGATPTMEAARLIMEAGGKPRRTILAILWAGEEFGLLGSESWIERNGDKLDRISNMVNRDGGPTVPTGVSVSATMMDDFKQICAPLNDINPDFPFTINERQPTEKPEKAWGTDSGPFAVLGVPTISLNTGDPKGYDFSYHEIWHTERDLYNKSIREYQEHTSIVTAVVVYGIANLDHLLSREGYYIEKTSEPKKKKNK